aaaagaaggaggaTAATCTTCCGCCGGGGTTCCGGTTTCATCCCACTGATGAAGAGCTCATCACTTACTATCTGATGAACAAGATATCGGATTCTAATTTCACTGGTAGAGCGATTACTGATGTGGATCTCAACAAATCTGAGCCTTGGGAACTCCCAGGTACCCTCTTGACTCAAAGCCCTCGCTTATCTATTGTCTTCTGATGGTTTCACGCTTCAAGAACGCAACagtttccaaaatttcataGTTTTTGTGAGGAATTCTTCTCGCTTTGTCATATACGTAGAGAATTTATTTCGTAATTTAGTCTTCTGTCCATATTATGAATCcatagttttgaatttttctcacAATGATGCAAGATGGTGGTTTTAAGTAATTAAGGAGGGATCCAGAATCCTAAGCTCCGACTTAAAATTTCGATCAAGGATTTTGCCCTAGAAACCTCATAGCCAGTTTTCCAGCAGCTAGCCCTTTTCTCATGATGTTTATAGACCATGCTCTTTTAACATCTTGTGCAGTATAAtgaagagtgaaaaaaaaaaagttaactagtattgtttttctctcaattttaaTGGTTTCATTACCAGTACAGAGAGAAAATCTCCTCCTGTTCATCAAACTGAAATAATGACTTCTTTTCTGATGCTATTCTCTCAACCAGCAAAGGCTAAAATGGGGGAGAAAGAGTGGTATTTCTTCAGCCTACGAGATCGGAAATACCCGACCGGGGTGCGAACGAACCGAGCAACCAACACCGGTTACTGGAAAACTACAGGGAAGGACAAGGAGATCTTCAATAGTGTCACCTCCGAGCTGGTTGGCATGAAGAAGACCTTGGTCTTTTACAAAGGGAGAGCCCCTAGAGGAGAGAAAAGCAACTGGGTCATGCATGAGTATCGCATTCACTCAAAGTCGGCTTTCCGAACTGCCAAGGTAATATCCATTTTTATCACCAAATTAATTCATGCGTGTCGGAACTACAACCTAAAGAAAACGTTAAATTCTCAAGTTTGTAACCCTAGCTTGTAAGAACAAACTTGAGATGACGAAACTTCATTCATCTTTCTAAGTCAGCTAGGTTTACATGGTTTTTCTTAGATCAATATACTCCACTATCTATTACATATGCATCAAATTTGCCCACCAATCCAAGTGCTGTCTTTTATAATCTTCATCCGTATGTGCAGATCAACCTTTGCTtctatttaatattaaaaaaatatgaactaGAATAAGATGAAAAAGATGCTGAGAACTAAAAATAACaagtattttccttttcgaATATTTTGCACACACCCATTTCAAATCCTctaattttaaaagatattaGCAAGTTGGAAATTTATATCGTTAGATGTGCCATGAATATAATTTTGGTGTCACACATAACGTGTCACATATCTCAGTATTTGCCTGTCGTGTTTATGCATGAGACTAATTATAAGACTAACACTTTTCTTGAGAGGTTAACTTTCATAACTATCAATTCACCCATTTTAGTCTTTCGTCGCACACCCTATTCCAGAAATAGTAATGATCACTTATATCCGTTTTTTCGAATAGATTTGTGCTGCCTTATTTGAGAACCCCAAGTTTTGTGGGGGCAATAAGTGATGTTGAAAGGTTATCTTGTACACGCATAAGTAAGATCCACATATGCATGTTTCTATGTACATATGAAAATTCTAAGatatgttttaaaatatttaggaattaTATCGAGTTATGTCTATGAAGGACTAGGGTTAACCCACGCATTTCACAGAATTAAGGAATGAAATTCTTAATAAACCAAATATTTGCAATCACATCTTGATAAAATATATAAGAGCGAGTTTGTCCTCGGAAGTACACGCCATGTTAATCACTAAGCACAGCTCATTTATttacttctttgtttttctttaagccTCTTTATAAGGAAAATAAGATCGCTAAGTCTAGGAAAGAAAATCTGGCCCTAGAAAATCTAAACCGGCTACAAATCGAATAtcaataaggaaaagaaagagaaagagtcGCTATCAACTCAGGAAAAAAGGAGTTAGCGATGTTTGCACTCAAATGGCATCAAGTTCAATTAACAAATTGAGGAAAAACAGAAGGATCCATCTAGTTACCTCCTTAAGGTAAAAGCTCACTAGTATTTGCATagaacatgagagagagagagagagagagagagagagagagagagagtctttcACAGTTCTGTGTGGGGAAGAGAATAACGTCATTTACAAAGTAAGTTCATGAATTTCCTCCTAAGAGGCAATAATCACAATCACAAGAAGTTTGCAAAAAATAACGTCTCACGCATCTCAGTATTTGCTAAATATTTTCCACGTCATATGCAATGATATCCCACAGGACGAATGGGTGGTTTGCCGCGTCTTCCAGAAGAGCGCTGGTGCGAAGAAGTACCCATCCAGCCAATCCCGGGCCGTCCCTCCCTACAGCCTCGAGATAGGGTCGAGCGTCATGCCGCCCACAATGATGCCGCCAGAGAACTTCCAGTTCCTTGGCAGGAACTACATGAATGGGGCCGACCTGGCTGAGATCAATCGGGTCCTGAGGAGTGGGGCGATGAGTGTGAACCAACCAATGCCACCGCAGCTCAACCCCACGGGCACCTCCGGGGGTTGCTTCACGATATCTGGGCTGAACTTGAATCTGGGGGGTGCCACCTCGCAGCCGGTCCTGAGGCCGGTAATGCAAGCGCCGCCGGGCCCAGCCATGAGCCACCAAGATATGGTTGTTGGCTCGACCATGATGAGCAGTAGCACTGCTCTTGTTGGAGATCAAGCAGGTGGGTATGGTGGAGAGATGGGGCATGCAAATGTGGGAGGCAATCGGTACCTGGGAATGGAGAATTGCATGGAGATGGATAATTACTGGCCTCCATCTTATTGAGTAAGACCTCGTTtgttcaagaaaattttatccaaaagacaaaaaaggttAGAGAGGTTGTAGAAGAACTAGAGAGATCCACAATTTTCTCGTCCAGGGTTCAAATGGGCAAGTACATGGACTCACAGGCTGGAAATTTATGTAGGATCATTAACTATCTTTGTAGTAGTATGATTTGGCTAGTTAGCAAGTTATTTGCTAGCGTTTGAACAAGATCAAGGAACGCACCTTGGTCATATTTTCCTCCGGTTTCTTTCTTAACTTGGTCTCTTGTCAGTAATAAAGCAGTGAAGTGATTCCAGATTTTGCATGGTGTGCACCTTGTGCTATAGCTTTTATCTTCTCTGTCTTTTAGTATTCGGAGCGGAAATTAAAAGATTGGTTCACAAAATTGGAGAGGGAACTACAAAAGTCACGGTGAAGAAGAACGCTTGCTGGCATTCTATAGCGCTATTCTTTATCTTTGCATggataattatatatatttaggcCTCCTATACCAAACATTATTGGCgaaaatttgaatatatccCATTGCAACACTAATCTCCGTAGATGATTTGATTTTCAGGTTAGGTAATATATTGACACTTCTATGGAGATTATGTTTGCTTGTGGAGAGATCAAGTTACACTGATAGTGTTTGGGATAATTGCCAAATTTCTAATAGGGCTTAGATCCTTTTATAGgcaattctttattttaaagaaGAGTCGGGCCAAAATTGAGGATATCTCAAATTATAATAGAACAAGATCAAGTGTTACTACCACAAACATTGATGGTAACGtgaagtatttctttttttggccaaaactaACTTGAAGTATTTTACGAGCCCTAAAATGTAATTAATCTTTCATATTCAATGTGACAAATGCAAGTGACTTTGATATGCCAATCTGATGCCTATATGCAAGATAAACCAAGAAAATATTGTGGGTCATTAATATAATCAATGTAGGAGGAAAATAAGTTCCTAGTAATAGATCAACTACTTCTAATTGTAGAAAAGAATGTTGAACTTTTACATCTATGGGTACAAAAATCTTAATAGTCCTAAAGTTACTCACAGTTCATATTGAGAATTTGTTTATATATTAACTCACCAACAATGCAATTAGTAGTTCAATAATGAGATTATATGCAGTATTTGCTGAAAATGTATATGGTGAAATTGCATTGGTGGCCGATGAAAACATGCTTATAAAGTTATATACTTAAAAATTTATCTCTTTAGAAGTGATGTCATTATAGTGCatgttttcaaatttcaatataacGAGTGTGGCTCACGCTATTAAGATGTAACAGCGGAAGTAGCTACTGCAGCTAGGATGGTTAAAGCTATCAATGGCTTTCCATGACTTTCTAAATCCCTCCCATCTAAGATTCCTATTGAAGATTTGTGCGATTACCCTAACTCCAAATTCGTAGGCACCGTATAGAATGGCTTTGCTGGACGGAAGGAGTTATAAGATACAATTGCAAGATTTGATAGTTAAGGGGGTTTCCATCAGCCAAGTGCTTCACGCCCCGGTTCTCTTTGCAAAAGAGAaagtattagaatattatttcgtgaaaaatgaatgatttagaaaacattttttaaaaataattgtttgtatcacctataaataaatgaacgaaaagtattttcatcattaaCATGAATGTTTAGACATTAATTGttattgatttgaaaatatttttcaatgattgattatttcaatcaatacaagaggtcattttaagaaaatattttccagatcACTTTTTTTACgagaaataaatggagcctaaaCCACATTTTTATCTAACgacttaagtttttaaaatagaagATCGTGTTCCtacaaaatttcacaaaagaatCAAAATGTGAGGTtgtgagttcaaatctttttagGCTATATTAGCAAAACTATCGCATACATAACTTAGAGTTTTAGCATTTGTCTTGGAAATCAAGATACAGCCTGTACAATGAGAGATGTGGAGTCTTCACCATCAGAAAAAGCCTGAAGTGTACCTTCGTGCACTTAACATGATTCAGAGAAGATAGTTGATGACATCTTCTGAAGTAATAAAACCTAGGGAAAGTAAACATGGTAGCAGACGCTACTCGCAGAAAGACAACGGGCGGTGTTGTGGCTTTGGACACTCAAACAAAGCAGCCGAGTTTACCACGGCCCGGAGGATTGTTATCATCTCTTAGAGTCGATGTCAACCTTGATTGATGAGACTTAATCAGCTCAAGGTGCTGACCGAGGTTCATAGCACCAACTACCCCGTGCATCCTGGCAGCACTAAATTCTGCAGACTTACGGGAGAATTTCTGGTGGAACGACGTGAAAAGGGAGACTGCGGAGTTCGTTTCTAAATGCCTCGAGTGTCGACAGATAAAAAATTGAGCATCAGAGGCCATCAGGCAAATTGCAACCTCTTCCAGTCCCTTAACGGATGCAGGGAACACGTTACTGTGGATTTTGTGACTGGCCTTCCAAGATCACCAACAGAAATGATGCGGCATGGGCGACCGCCGATTTGTTTGGTGAGGTTGGTGAGAGAATGTTGGCTGGGTCCGCCTCTTGGGCCCAGCTGACATTAatatagaacaaaaaaataaggaagaaaagtcaaagaaagaaaaagagagggctGCTTCGTGGTgtgccacagagagagagagagagagagagagagagagagagaacagagagTGATCTCACCGAGAGGTGCACGGAAGGAGGAGAGAATGAAGATTGCGATTTCATCTCGATTAGAAGGCCAAACGTTGACAAAATGTTAGTCCACTGAAGACTATGAACTAATCGGTTTTGTTCGTTGAGAACCTTCTCTAAATTCTCTAATCGTGACTAGGGTTCCTTtgctttgtttattttaattcacctTTGTGGTAAATAAATATAGTTGTATTGTTTATGTTGAATTCTTGCATGTGGTTAGAGGAGAACACTTTGTACATCCTACTATTCTTAGTGATTAGTAGAAATTTTTTGGTGATCcgtgatttttctatcattggGTTTCACGTTAAATTCGTGTTGTTATTATCTTTGTCTCGGTTGTTGTTGGGGAGATATTAATTCTAAATAGGGTTTAATTCTCGGTGAATTGTTACTGTGATTCTCCCCAACTGAGAAGAGTTTATAAGTGCCTGAATTCAAGCATCTCCGGCGAAATTGTCTTGGCACAAGAAACTGTCTTGGTCGTGCCAACAAATTAGTAGTCGTCGAGAAATGCCGCGCAAATTCCTCGAGTAGGATTCCGATGACACGACTTTTTGGTCGTGGGTTGTCTGGAAAAGCAGAAATTATGATGAATCTTTGCGACTTGTCTAGCGGGAATCTGGAAAACTCGTGAGCATATTCTTGGATCAGTCATCGAGTTACGGTTTCCCACGATGCTAATTTGGTGCGATTTGGTTGCGCTCTTGGGGAGAAAGGATGTCGAAATTGTGGACGCAGAGACTGGAACTTGAACCACGACCAGCCAACCTTGCCTCGAAATTGTCGAATGTTTCAAGTACGTTGTGTACAGTTCCCATCCATGCCTGATTGGTCCAAAACGGAGTTCGGACGAAGGAATTATGGAGGTCTCAAGTTTGGTATATTGGAATTGTAGAATCTAGAATTTGTCTTTCGCTCGTGCGGGGGCTTCTTATGTTCAGtgattttttaagaattttcttaatttttgctattttctgagaatttttaaattaatgagaaaataCGAGTATTTGGAAATTTGAACTTCGCCGCATGGAATTATGGGGTAGTCATTGTGCATGTGGTAGAAGTTTCCGAAGGCTCGAGTTTCCCCCActattgattaaaaaatatccatatacacacacattattttcaacattttatcagttttttattgactaaaataaaatttgtgggCATTCTCGCAATGAAGTAAGTCTCTTTAGAGCTGATTTCTGAGATGGAGAATTTATAACATTGAGCAATGATATTTTGGAGGTATTTGAGTTGGCCTAGAACACTAAGGGCATATTGGTAATTCTATTTTGGAGTTATCTTTGTCGAATATTATGATGATTTCAACTATACGTGATTATAAGGTGGTGCGAAGAACTCTGCATGTGGAAATTATCTCCGACAATTCTTGAGCGGTGGAGTGTGTGAGGGGCCGACGGGAAATACCTTGGGCCGCCCGGTCCATAACTGAAGACTGCAAATTATTAATGGGCCAATTACATGGAGTTTCTTTAAAGTGTGAGCTGAGAATTGTAAATCAGGCCACAGACTGGATTGCTAAGACTTATCAGACGGATTACCATCAAATTGGAAAGAGAGTCCCCCCTCTTCActatgtttaattttatttcttgatcTTGGAACCTTATGTTATCCACCTAATCTTTAGCAATGAAAAGtttatcttttgacaaaaaagaaaaaaactatgaATTTGTGATAGCTAGATTTCGGGTAAGTGGTGCTTTGTCTCTATTAGGAATCTCTAGAAGAGCATATCTACAAGCTATTACTACTCATGAATGTTCTAAAACGATTAGTATCTATATAATAACTATGTTAGATCCAATTTTGATGCATGAAGTTGGATAGCATATACTTTTGAATGATTGTTgagttattaatttttgtatattgaatataaattgcgATTGTAACGCATACTTTGAAATCGCGTTAGGGATTTCCAAAGAAATTTGGTTCAAAAgactatattggaattttgtGCCAAGGTTTAtgattatattggcaaaattgcaaagtttaagactaaattgatattcgtacaataagtttaggagtGACTAGACAATTTTCCTctaaaataataattactttctttttttttttcttttctgaagtAGTTCTCACTCTACTATTTTTCTTACATATCTATTCAATTTCTCACACGTGTGTAGTGCGTGCTCCACACTACGTGCTCAACACcgtagatatatatatatatatatatatatatatatatatatatatatagatatatatacatacccaaatatataacatatatacatatattaaaGTGCAAACCATCCCCTTTCCAAAACCAACTCCAACACCGATTTTTTGCCGCGTTTTCACATCATTACTAGTTGGGCGTCCGAATGGTGCGTGGTCAGATGTTTCGTTAATGGTCCGATAACCAAACATCATACCCACATCGCAACCAATGCGTCCTCACATAATTTGATTTAGGTTTTCAATGAGCTCAAATTCTTAGATATAATTTTAAcaaacttttcatgaaaaaggggaaattactaaaaagtcTTGAgtctattgtaattgtgttaatttaatcataaattttttttggtcaatttagtcctaaaacctTTTGTACTTGAGCCGATTCAATccatttgttcaatttttgGCTGGCCAGcatgacgtggataatttttaaataatttttattttatttcaaactttttagaaaacattttataatttgtttttccttttttttaaaaaaaaaaaaatttcctccttctttcttcttcctttggcaaGTTGCCACTGGCCCTCGCCCCGGCCGTGGTGACTAGCGGGTAGGTAGAGAATACCTAGGGGCGCGAGACAACTCTCTCTAAGGAACTTAGCAAAATAGCCCCGTAACTTCGGGAGAAGGGGTGCCTCCTCACAAAGGGGGTTGCAGTGACCAAGCCCAAGCAATTGCTTACCAAAAACACGTCTCGCAAAGTCGTAAGACCATGTATGGGGGTTGACGCCTACCCAAAGGCCGGAGGCTAGAGGTGACTagccagaggaagaaggaagaatgaggaaaaaaagagagagaaaaaaaaaaaaagcaaaaaattaataaaaagttgaattaattaaaatattattaaaaaattgttcatgttagcAATGATCAGACGATTGGCACTAGCTGGCTAAAATcggctggatggactgaattagcataattccaaaggtttataactgaattattaaaaaaaagtacttgactgaatttgcacaattgtaATAAAAGCCAAATAAGATTTGGTAATTCTCCTCCATTTTATATGTGCCATGAAAAAAGGCAAATAAGATTTCCTCTTGATCTATAAAAGCCACATAAATGCTTCTATTAGGGGTGATTAGTTTCAAGATAGACCAGAACCCATTCTTGGAATTGAGAACAGCCCATGAAGGGTCAATTCCATGAAATAATAAGTGGAAACTATCTATTAGATCTTGGACTCGCCCAGGAATCAAACCACTGGTTTGGTTCGATTCCCgagtatgtatgtatgtatgtatgtatgtatgtatgtatgtatgtatgtgtatgtatgtatgtgtatgtgtatgtatgtatgtatgtgtgtgtatatatggGTAGTTTTATACTTGAAATTGGGAATTATCCAAAATTGGTCGATTTGGTCTGGTTCAGACGATTCTCGATTTGATTCGATTCTTTTGCTTACCCCTAGCTTCTATGGTATGAAGTGTGCTCCCAATAAGTAAATATGATGGTATTGCAAATGTCCtctttaaggggaaaaaaatcgTGTGGTGTAAGAATTTGGGAAAAGCTCGTAGCTATTGGGAACACGATTGTACCTTGtattaatgatttttaaatCTCAACCGGTCATCCCTTTTACCAATGGAACATCTTATTTTCACTATGGACTCGGATATTGGTACTGAACCTGAGCGGAGGGGCCGGCGCAAAATGTTCGTGAGTCCGTGCTATTAACGTtcacaaaaaaagttaagaaaagcgtcttcttattttctttttgttttgttttggcaggtatatttaataaattttttatcacaaaccttttttcttttgtggaacATGTGTAACATATACTATTTAAATTCGAATTTCTCACCTGTGTTAAAATATCGACAAGTAGACAAAATTGATAGTAGTCGAATTTATTGTGCCAAATGAATGAATCAAAGAACTTGATCGAATAAACataaattggataaaaagaTCAAATGAGGGAAAGGTTCATGCGTatttaatgaaaagagaaaagaaaaccataaaatgcacgaaaattttgttgattttatatTCTTGACAATATTAAAAGAATATGGATAATTGTATTGAAAGTCCTGAAACATgtcataaaagtacaattaaatcctaaaacttttcatgaacTTTTCAAAAGCTATGTCATCGCCACGTatgatagagaaaaaaatatcaatattttcCATAGTTAAGTTTGAAGGAGTTAACGGAATGACttaattgcatcaatttgataagttttaatatttaattacacttttggAAGGTTTTAGGACTCCAATGCATcattgtgataagttttaggaattttagtACATTTATCCCAAAGGAATATAAAGTTTGAGCGAAAATTAGACATGCTCATTGGGCAAATCCATGCCGAGCTCACGTGTGCTTGAAATTGGTCTCACGGGTTTGGTCAAATGTCCACGCTCACCCACATGAGTCATAtatgaattaaagaaaatctaaaagttAATTATCAGATTGGTCAAACAGTACTTTATTTTGAAAGTTTCtttactcaaaaagaaaaagaaaaagagaaacggTTTTGCCATCAGAGATGGTCGGTGGGCCAGGTCAAGGCCGGTCCTAATATTTGGGCCCAAATTAGCCTACGCCTATAGGCCGTCAGGGCGCCGCCACTGATGAAATCTAGAAAGGGAATGCGGGAAATCTGATCGAAGGGGAGGATTGGCCATGGCTGTCTGCTCCTGCTCACTTTCTTTCGTTGCGTTTTCAAACTCACCGGTTTGCTCTTCATCTTCAGCTGAACCCATCTCGAAACCCCTCTATCTAATTCTACATTAGTTATGCATTGTCCCTAATTCTCCAACGATTTGTCTTGATTTCATAATCAATCTTTTTTATTGCTGATTTTGTCAGTACTGTCGCTTTG
This genomic stretch from Eucalyptus grandis isolate ANBG69807.140 chromosome 3, ASM1654582v1, whole genome shotgun sequence harbors:
- the LOC104437247 gene encoding protein CUP-SHAPED COTYLEDON 1 yields the protein MEEKKEDNLPPGFRFHPTDEELITYYLMNKISDSNFTGRAITDVDLNKSEPWELPAKAKMGEKEWYFFSLRDRKYPTGVRTNRATNTGYWKTTGKDKEIFNSVTSELVGMKKTLVFYKGRAPRGEKSNWVMHEYRIHSKSAFRTAKDEWVVCRVFQKSAGAKKYPSSQSRAVPPYSLEIGSSVMPPTMMPPENFQFLGRNYMNGADLAEINRVLRSGAMSVNQPMPPQLNPTGTSGGCFTISGLNLNLGGATSQPVLRPVMQAPPGPAMSHQDMVVGSTMMSSSTALVGDQAGGYGGEMGHANVGGNRYLGMENCMEMDNYWPPSY